ATATGAGCGCTTAAGATTAACTGCCAATCATATGGTGAATTCCTAAAATTAATTGTAGGTGAATAAACATGGCTGGAGAATTACGAATAATGGAAAATAAGAGTCGTGAAGATTTTAATCTATCACCTGTAAGTAAAATCGAGATTTATTCATTTTTCGATCCATTTAGCTCCGATTGCTTTAAATTATCAGCAATCTTATCAAAATTAAGAATTGAATATAATCAATATATACGTATTAGACATATATTAAATCCTTCTTTAAAGGTACTAACAAAATGTCAGGCTCAAAGTACATCAAACTTTGACAATATCGCTTTAGCATATAAAGCTGCTGAGTTACAAGGTCGCGTGCGTGCCGAACGTTTTATACATTTAATGCAAAATGAAATCATACCAAAACGGGATATCATTACTGAATCAATGATATGTGATTGTATTCAAAATGCTGGTATTGATTTAGAAGTTTTTAAAGATGACTTACAAAAGAGCAAATTAACAGAAAGCTTGAAAATAGATTTGCATATAGCACGAGAAATGGAAATCGAACAAGCCCCTTCCCTAGTATTCTTTAGTGAAGATGTTCATGAAGAAGGCTTAAAAGTCGAAGGTTTATATCCTTATCATATTTATACTTATATTATCAATGAATTGATGGGTAAACCTATCGAAAAGAATCTTCCACCTAAATTAGAAACATATATCCAACAACAACAACTTGTAACGATGGAAGAATTATTAACGATTTATGAATGGCCTGAAAAGCTTTTAAACAAAGAACTAAAGAAACTAGCTATACAACAAAAAATCGAAAAACTTAAATATCCAGATGGTGACTTTTGGAAATCAAAAATGCCTAAAATCAAATCAAAATAAATTAAAAGAAGACCAAGACACATGATACTTAAATGCTCCCTTCAAAGTAAACATTGAAAAAATGAAAACTTTGAAGGGAGCATTTCGTTATGTCTTAGACCCTAGGTGAATTGATGGAATTACTTTAGAATGTCTAGTTATTTTTTCTAAAA
This is a stretch of genomic DNA from Staphylococcus roterodami. It encodes these proteins:
- the yjbH gene encoding protease adaptor protein YjbH, which encodes MAGELRIMENKSREDFNLSPVSKIEIYSFFDPFSSDCFKLSAILSKLRIEYNQYIRIRHILNPSLKVLTKCQAQSTSNFDNIALAYKAAELQGRVRAERFIHLMQNEIIPKRDIITESMICDCIQNAGIDLEVFKDDLQKSKLTESLKIDLHIAREMEIEQAPSLVFFSEDVHEEGLKVEGLYPYHIYTYIINELMGKPIEKNLPPKLETYIQQQQLVTMEELLTIYEWPEKLLNKELKKLAIQQKIEKLKYPDGDFWKSKMPKIKSK